The Apis cerana isolate GH-2021 linkage group LG12, AcerK_1.0, whole genome shotgun sequence sequence ACTTTCTCCTCCTCGCTCCTCTCCTTTCGATCCTCCTTCGTTTCTTCGCTTCGTGGCGTCTTCACCTCTTCTCCGCTCTGTACCTTGGTCGATTCTTTCGCATCTTCTCGCTCGTTTCGACTTGCTTCCAAGGGTATATTACTCGATTTATCGGGCGTCTTCAGTTCCTCCTTCATTGGAGATCTGTCGGGGCTTGACTTGGAGCTTAAAGCTCGCGTCTGTTGACTGTTATCTTCTTCCGGTTTCGTCGGTGCGCGCGGTTTTTCTGGAGAAGTCGCGTGTAAACTCTGCTCCAACCTCTTTTCTTCGCCAGCAGGTTTTTCGGTAGACGCGCTGACTTTGTCAGAGGCTGGAATGGAACGGGTGTCGGCTTGTTTCGCGTCTTTAATCTCCTCGTTTGAATTTTCTTCCACAGACGGGATGGAAGAATTCGCGTCGATCCGTGTCGTCGTTTTTTCGTCATCCTTCCTATTCGAATTCTCTTTCTCGCTTTGATCTTTGATCAATGGAACGGACGAAGAATGCATATCGGCTTGTACAGTCACTTTCGTGCCACCTTCCTTCTTTAAACTCTCTTTCTCGACTTTGACGCCTTCGAAGGCGGGCGAAGAGTCGATCGAAGGATCGTTTTCCTTATTCGAGTTCTCTTTCTCATTTTGATCTTTCAACAACTTCCTTTCCGGCTCATCCATCTGATCATCGACGCCCTCCTTGCCCAGCGACCTCCCCTTGCGCGTTTCCTCGTCCAATTTTGCCGACAATCTGTTGTCACCCTCGGCCACGTTCGAATCTTTAACACGTGTCTCGCCCAGACCGACCACATCCGGTTTGTCGGCCATTTTCCCGTTCACCGTCGCAGCTTCCGGCCTCTTCACACCGTCGCTCTTCAACAACTTCACGGGCTCGATCAAATCCCCATTAGCGCGAGGCGACCGCCTCCCGTCATCCATCAcaacgtcgtcgtcgtcgtcgttctcGTTTCCCCTCAATTCGCTCTTCTCCTTCGAGACAACGGCCTCGAACTGTTGCAGCTTCTTCGAGCTGTCCACGTCCGCCATTTTGTCCGCCACTACCACGCGCGCCACCTGTTGTTGCTtcctctcttccctcccctgTCCCAAGCTCTGCTGGAAGCCCGCGCTCACCAACCACTCATTTCGTTGCAACTGTCTCTGCACGATTTCACACCGCGATCTCGCAAGTTGCGGGTCCTGATCTCGTTGCTGGGGGTATTCCGGCCTCTGGGGTCGCTGCGGGCTGCCCTGCAATTTTTGCGCTCGATAATTTCCGGGATGGGGGGGTGGCGGTGGTCTCGGACGTTGCAACTGCGATTGTGGGAAACGTGGGCTCGGCACGGTGTTGGGCGGATGTTGGGCTTGAGTCTGAGGCTTCTGATAAGGAGCTGCGGGTGGCCTTGGGGGGCCGTACGGTCTCAGCTGTACGAACTGGCCGGGATTGGCCGGCCCTGCTGGGGATCGAGCGTCGAAACGGATTTGAGGCTGTCCGTGGCCCGGTCGTGGCTGCCCTATGGGACCATTATTTACAGGGTGCCTCGGTAATCCAGGTGGACCTTGCGGTCTCGACCGATAGACGGTCGGTAATGGCGGGTTTGGCTTTACCtacggaataataattttcaatatccgCGATCGACGAAATTCAATCAGTGATTAGATATTTGATGAGAAGGATTGTTCGATgcggaatattaaatattttcacttgGCTGGTAAAAATTATAGAGATGAACGATATATTGTATGAATTGTACgaatgagaaatttaatttaataaagataatcttCATGCGTTatctatatatagtattaaaataaataacattcctTTAGtaatttctgtttaatttaaacaacttgtaaaaataaacttaatttaaataaaagaaaaaaagtgtaacatatatttaagaaatatcgtTAAACACCATTCTGatcattcaaataattaaatcacttaaaatttattaattaatttcctataatcctattttttgtttctaatattcattttaatttcattattaatttttaattttccattaacaaatttctattatatttttcaataattttcatattcttgttactcaaaaaaaaaaaaaaaaatctttgatcATCTAACAATTTCTTAACTTTCCACGTATTATCTTCTGCTTTTCaatggataattaataatcctaAAAATACCTTTGGATAAATTCCCTTTACAATTCCACCCCATATTCCCTTTCCgccgaatatatttttcgccgatttaatattcttattcgaCGATCGATTCAAACGGAAGACCGAACGAAAAGTTGGAACCTGCACTCTCTCAAATTCTGATAAGTCGATATTGGCCCTGAGACCATCGATCAGAGCCCATTGTAATACAAAACGGCGACGGTTTCGAAGATTCggtatatatttatcgtacCTGCCACGTACCGGCTTTCCCTCCCTTTATGGGATTATACCACGAATGATTATAGCATACCATCGACATCCATCGCGATCCATCGAGGTATTTCAGAATGGCGTGACTTAAAGCAGTAGTAGCGCCGACCAACCGTTCAGGAACGGCTGTTTACCCTCCTCGTTTCCTTCGTCCAATATTCTCATTCTCGGCGAAAACATTAGGGGAAATTTATATAGAGACTGTTTGCACgagatttcctttttttttttttcatgggACAAATCTCTCGTGCAGGGGTGAATGAAGATCACCCTTGAACGTTTATGCTGATTCGTATTTTCGCCAGAGTTAAATATGGGGAAAACaggtagataaataaataaagattggaatgaaaataatacgtataaatataaatagataaaatagcgagtattttattttaatttggaaaatatattacagatattttttgataagataTTAAGGTATTgagtttcttttaaaatgtttaatcaaGATACTTTggtgataattattttcaatgataaatatattttaaatatattgaaataattaaatactttatatgtatatatatatatattgtatttcatttaaattttaaaatatcatttttgataaaaattattaattatttcttaaattatgataaattaatgtaatttttcaaagttccttcttttaatgaaatatattagaaaaatgatgaaatgatgaaaaggaatacgtattaatttaataattttattaatgacaaaaaaatttgacagaacaatatattgaaataattaaatactttatatgtatatatattttgtatttcatttaaattttaaaatattatttttgataaaaattattaattatttcttaaattatgataaattaatgtaatttttcaaagttccttcttttaataaaatatattagaaaaattatgaaatgaatgatgaaaaggaatatgtattaatttagcAATTTTATTGATGACAGAAAAAcagaacaatataatatattgaaataatactttatatgagtatatattttgtatttcatttaaatttaaaaatactatttttgataaaaattattaattatttattaaattatgataaattaatgtaaccTTTGAAAGTtccttcttttaataaaatatattagaaaaattatgaaatgaatgatgaaaaggaatatgttaatttaacaattttattgatgACAGAAAAAcagaacaatataatatattgaaataattaagtatataatatatataataatatattaatatacaatataataattaataaataatataaataataaataataaataattaaaaataatataaatataatatattaaaataattaaaactttatatgtatatatattttgtattacatttaatttaaattttaatgaatttaaattattaaattttattaaaatttaaattaagtaaatttttccagtgaaatattatttttgataaaaattattaattatttattaaattataataaattaatgtaaccTTTGAAAGTTCcttcttttaatgaaatatattagaaaaatgaaatgaatgatgaaaaggaatatgtattaatttaacaattttattgatgATTTCAGAAAAAcagaacaatataatatattgaaataatactttatatgagtatatattttgtatttcatttaaatttaaaaatactatttttgataaaaattattaattatttattaaattatgataaattaatgtaaccTTTGAAAGTTCcttcttttaatgaaatatattagaaaaattataaaatgaatgatgaaaaggaatatgtattaaaatttaacaattttattgatgACAAAAAcagaacaatataatatattgaaataattaagtatataatatatataataatatattaatatacaatataatatattaaaataattaaaactttatatgtatatatattttgtattacatttaatttaaattttaatgaatttaaattattaaattttattaaaatttaaattaagtaaatttttccagtgaaatattatttttgataaaaattattaattatttattaaattatgataaattaatgtaaccTTTGAAAGTTCcttcttttaatgaaatatattagaaaaatgaaatgaatgatgaaaaggaatatgtattaatttaacaattttattgatgATTTCAGAAAAACAGAAGAATTTATTGGATTTGTCGGAAATATCTATCGACCGTGATGGATTAAAGTTTCGACAAACCTTTAAACGatgatttgtgaaattatagCTTACCACATTCAATTCGCGATTCGAGGGAGATTCAGCCGCGTTGCTGGTTGTTTCTTGCGAATCCATTTTCACTTCGTTCATATTATCAGAGTTTAAGCAGACCAGACGATTCTCGTCACCTCTGACGAGATGATATCTCTCTCCATAAACCTGTTGCGTATCACTGGTAGTCATTGCATCATCAAAAAGATCACACAACTCTACGTGAGTGCCGATGATCTTAAAATCAATCTACGTTGTGtctaaacgaataaatattgaacgCTACTCTCGATGCGTGATTCATCGCATACGATGCTTGGAGGAAGCTTGCTTAATAAATGAAACCATTTATTAATGGAACTACTTTTCCAGCGGTTTTGATAATTGGCCTTAGAGCCAATTCGTTCGGCATTCTTCCAAAAGTTTGGAAGATTGTATCGAGCTTTCCTTCGTTCCATTCATTCATCAAAATCTGAATGTGTACGCGTTCGtactttatgtaatataagtgtttaattttcatatataaaatacagttTTGATACTTGTTTGcgtgtttattatttagagcaacgaataatttttgtttggaCATATTGATTAATCTGTTTAAATAAGCGGTAAGATAAATACAGGTTCAGTTGTAAagagtttaaaaattcaaagaaactactcttttaattattgacaATTAAAAGTTGATAACAATGTAATATCTATAGGCAAACAAAACTTTTCTTCAAGAACAAATGTAGGACAGCTCAAAGAAAACAATCTTCAAATTCAATAACTAGAtcagaaaagaatattacaatttgaaGATCTTTTATTGCAGAGCTTATAATCCTtcgattcataattaaattgaaatcgatgaaatgaaataaataatctaattttcttccatatatttttccacGGATAATTACATTCATCtcataatttatcttaaaattgaagctctattaaaattagtttagttaaaaaaagtttaagatGCTATAACTTCAAAGATATTAACTTCTTCTCAACGAGTGAAAGATCCAATTAGAAGCGTGGAACCTTACTCTTTAAGatacattttcattcataCTGATACGACTTCTGCTTCCCGAGAAATCTTCTAAAGAAAAGAGTAATTCTTAATCGTATACCCTCAATCCGACCGAACcgcttattaaaattagcaaaaaCTTTGAATCGCTATAACTTCGAACATAATAACATCCGGTCAACGAGTGAACGATCATTAGAAGCGCAGAACCTTCTCctttaaaatgcatttttttttatctcgatacgacttccggttcccgagatatcatcgtataaagaaaaagataatttttaatcgtttactatCTCCGTCCTCGTCACTGATTTGACCCCCTCTCGCTCGCACCTCGCCACTGACCAATCCCAAGGCCCAGACAAGTGCAGGCGCGATTTCTTAAATGTAAGGTACGcgatgtaaagaaaaaaagatacaagtCAGTGGATCGTGGGCCCATTCATAACTTTCGCACTGTCTTGAGCGTTGTGGacactttgaatatttatatctcggTAACCAATCGAGATATTGGAACGAAACAAAAGGTAATTTCATTGGTAAAATTTCTTGTACTTCTTGAGTGAGttttaaagatgaaatttttcatttcttctcttacttttttttcgtgaaaaatttaagttcCATTGGTTATTTTGCGTGATTGCAATGGTCTTAAAAGTTATAGagaacaaaatattgaaaatttagaacAAGTAAAATCTATGTAAATTTGTGTTTTCCTGGAATTGAGGATCActgtatttttcattgtttgagTTGTCCTACATTCTCAAAGGAAGGTTTAGTGCCTAagaatatttcgatcgattttaattataaaaactaaaatacaattttttaaattttgcttcattttgaagattatatcgaagaataatttcttacGTTTTCTGAACGCTCTGTATTCATTATTTcctcatttatataaaatgtacgaaacatatttaatatatttgcgtaaattaaattcgcaaacaaattttcgattatctttaaattttaatcattgaatatatcgagaatatttcacattttttataaaaaaaaagttaaaaaaaatatttttctcgattatttacttatttatttacgttatAACGATTTAGTACAACGTAGAATTCTAGTTCTAGTTTATTCGTGACAATAGTTTATGTATAATACGTGATAACAGTGTATTATTAAGCACTTTTGGAAGATACCCGTACATTTGATACGTTTAcagaaattatatgtaaatatatacaatattagatACCAATTTCTATGACAGCGTGTTGGAGGatcaaattgttgaaaattcaaaCTACTGTAGTTCCTGTGAATAATTCAACGATAATTAGGTGCAATTTGCTCGATTGCTATTTCTATCTGTTGATACTTACGTATAGTGCGTGCAACAACTGTTCAATtggaaattatagaatattacatACAACGTTATATCGTGCCTAATACGTACTATTTGCTAACTGGTAACGTGATTATAGCATTTTAGCCTCAACTTACGTTTCGTGTATTTTATTAGTGCcactattattattgtgaatttaaatgtgctgattataaatgaattcgaTTTTTTGATTCTTTGTTTGTACTCTTTATTAATGGAATAATGGCTtggatatatgataaattgaattattattattatttttttataattataatttttattgcgaaTACGTTTTTATTCGGAAAATTGTGTATATGTTgctataatgtaatttatatttcattttatgaaaaatataggcgatatattttttatatttttaaagttattaaatgtgcacaatgataaaagaaaatacatttattaatactgCATACGATTTCATTTGTATCGAcgactttatttaaattttattttgataaaatattttaatcatgttGCAAGAATCGCTTTTAATAATTGCCTAAAACGTGCAAATTAACAAAActactaatataaataatactaataaattgataaatttttcttcaaaaattcaatttcctaAACTTCcttgaattttctaataaaaaatttaatttacttttatttttatcaaaatacaattatcaCATACCTGCCTCGTCGtatctaaatataacaaactccttacgaaatattattatttaataacaataaaaataattactcgcagatttgtaaaattataaattggcaataattaataataataataataaaaaaaattgcatataacATTAGAAactaattaacattatataaaataccataaaatattttttcttaaaataatcacTCGGTTATTCGTAAAATTCCAAACGTAATAAGAAGATAAATACCAGGTCGTTAATTGCGAAAACATGAAATTACTTTCGATTCGTTGTTGGAAGTTGCCGACTAACTAATTTTTCAGGCGTGAAAGTTTCATTGgagaacaaaacaaaaaacaaagaaaaaaaaaaaaaaaaagagaagaaggtgAAAAAGTTTGTAGGGGGATGGAATGCACGCAACCATTCTATCCGTGAAAGATTGAAGAATAGCATTTCTACGTGGCAATAAGGGGCAATGGTTAACCTTGGACAAATACATTTATGTAGATATCACGAAACCGTAACTATTTCGTGTGAAAGAGATTAAATTGGAGTAACGCAGAGTCCCTGTTTGACCGATTACCTTAATGGAATACTTCCTTTAAGATCATACATCTCTCGTGTGtcaaaatgtttatttcttttctaactCGTATCACGTACGCGATTCTATCATAgagatctattttaatttcacgagtgtaaaaattatactttaagaaacgaatttaattcgattaatcattatctgtaattaaaaattagtaaaattagtaaagttaacaaaataatttttttcaaaataaattttaccatTCACAAAGAGATATTACCATACGATGGTAACACAAtgggaatattatattaaaagataatcgtATTCACCTATTGCAGTATTCaccttatttcatttttcttttcagacattgaataaaatagttatatcgtttaaaaattattcacctaacatatttttttataaaaaattttgttttcttatcTCCGTTATCAATTAccacaaattaaatttcttcgtaaaagttaaataaaagatcAGACAAcgtctgaattttttttctcggttTAATATAACGTGTCCAAGTTAATGTAACGTCtccatttgattaaaatatgagGGCAATGTATCGTGGCCGCTCGTTTCTTACATCACTAATATAATCTCTAACCTTCTGGTAACCTCCAGAcatatttatcgtttaaagCATCTACTgacctttccttttttttttttttttcgttacttCTCAAACGTAATTCATATACGCTCTCTTTCGACAGAATATCGCCTACACCTTCTTTTACAccttcaatatattttacacgaaTACTCCCTTcgaattttctgaaatatctATAGAAGACAGAATTTCGTGTGAACTTCATTTCGGTGAACACGTGATCGAGCTATCTGATGGTCAGAAATAACTACACTTTTCGAAAACAACTCATTTAATCGTATAGTAATTAATCTCTTGCAATTTGTAGAAACTTtgtcgattaattatattttttttcagtgctttctttttttattttacgtttttattagaaaacaatcctttcgttttaattagaaaaaagtgGTCAAGATTATCGACGATatcgaaaaggaaattttttaccaatcgaaaaaattttgtttaatttaaatcagtaataaatgaaatgattctaatattggaatataattcattatttcaagaatttattattatataagaaatattctttattgattttactttatcattacggtatttatattatccattGACATTAAATCAATTCCAATAgataggaaataaaattaaatcttaaaactttaataagaaagtttaataataataaacactaataataattactaataattgCTTAATAATAAGCATtggataaattagaaaatattttaattattctcattttttcataaaaaattttaatttttcttttaatatccttcgaataaaaaatcatatactctttattacatcattaaatagataaaacactaatttcttattttttaaaataatataaaaaagtatatctaaataaatcattgagtatttattaatttataaatttattctcttaataaaaaaaaagtaattaatggacttttaaataatatttgtttaatatcttttttacaacGATTTCtataagaaacaaagaaaaaaaaattacatacaattaagtttatttttattttttatattaatagacgTGTAATTCACATTATGCGttaatttcctttatttaataaaatgttc is a genomic window containing:
- the LOC108003690 gene encoding microtubule-associated protein 2 isoform X10 — its product is MTTSCSEQVKPNPPLPTVYRSRPQGPPGLPRHPVNNGPIGQPRPGHGQPQIRFDARSPAGPANPGQFVQLRPYGPPRPPAAPYQKPQTQAQHPPNTVPSPRFPQSQLQRPRPPPPPHPGNYRAQKLQGSPQRPQRPEYPQQRDQDPQLARSRCEIVQRQLQRNEWLVSAGFQQSLGQGREERKQQQVARVVVADKMADVDSSKKLQQFEAVVSKEKSELRGNENDDDDDVVMDDGRRSPRANGDLIEPVKLLKSDGVKRPEAATVNGKMADKPDVVGLGETRVKDSNVAEGDNRLSAKLDEETRKGRSLGKEGVDDQMDEPERKLLKDQNEKENSNKENDPSIDSSPAFEGVKVEKESLKKEGGTKVTVQADMHSSSVPLIKDQSEKENSNRKDDEKTTTRIDANSSIPSVEENSNEEIKDAKQADTRSIPASDKVSASTEKPAGEEKRLEQSLHATSPEKPRAPTKPEEDNSQQTRALSSKSSPDRSPMKEELKTPDKSSNIPLEASRNEREDAKESTKVQSGEEVKTPRSEETKEDRKERSEEEKVDSKPEMKSEDASKGRDEDEEESKVSEDAWMETSRGKEEEPEAKEAALDPDHSPKEKVSSDPSPNLALKNADELEESLEEKSRPASGKEASETKLLVLSEDREKVESAESSAPMSPEEGTKGFDNGQQRSLSIKSSPSQSLQSPASPKSPKSPKSPIDDRKVTEGKVKTEEEKDEDKTTGTETKSLSKSATLKRAPASGKQDKKSRKKPSTTPEVENGSVTNESVQSNAEPTTNGVGDSPTKKSPSKTKEADKRSTAGSPVKSPSKSVKSLPRTPDTPSSTTALEKKKLPMNKIQVGSAPSPNLKTVRSKIGSLENASYKPGGGKVKIENRKLDFSKAQPKIAAKNEKYTPSGGDKKIAQIKLQWNAKPKVGSLENATYKPGGGDKKIETVKLDFKDKAKPKVGSKENAKHIPGGGSIKIQTQKIDIKAESKVGSLDNVKHKPGGGDKKIFNDKEYLRQTGTNPESLCGSGSQSPVPPGTVAAGKNGLPTSDENLNQEC